The Mycolicibacterium mageritense genome contains a region encoding:
- a CDS encoding DUF6285 domain-containing protein has product MTGHFGRPTAGHFGRPTAGHFGRPTAAELVAAVAEFLDTEVRDTVGGAVGFHARVAANALRVVERELLADAPAAATATLARLGFDDEAAFAAAIRAGALDDRADEVTACLRQLVAHRLAVAHPGYDEQ; this is encoded by the coding sequence ATGACGGGCCACTTCGGGCGGCCCACCGCCGGACACTTCGGGCGGCCCACCGCCGGACACTTCGGGCGGCCCACCGCCGCCGAGCTCGTCGCGGCGGTCGCCGAATTCCTCGACACCGAGGTGCGCGACACCGTGGGCGGCGCGGTGGGCTTCCACGCCAGGGTCGCGGCCAACGCGTTGCGGGTGGTCGAACGGGAACTGCTGGCCGACGCACCGGCCGCCGCGACCGCGACGCTGGCCCGACTCGGCTTCGACGACGAAGCTGCGTTCGCCGCGGCGATCCGGGCCGGTGCCCTCGACGATCGGGCCGACGAGGTCACGGCATGTCTGCGGCAGCTGGTCGCGCACCGGCTGGCTGTCGCGCATCCCGGCTATGACGAGCAATAG